The DNA window CAATATAAATTCTGGACAGCTAGAacataaaatacaggaaattgAGTTATTGTAGTGAAAGGAAAGGACAGTTTTGTTCACCTCTAGGCCAAAAAAAAGCCATTATAAATCCTAATTTGGAACTGTGGACATCCAATATGATGAaggacaaacaaaaagaaaacaagcacagcAACCGAGAGCAGCAAACATAAGTTTTATAGTCAGACATGGCATATTTTAGTAAGAGCTTTTCCTCCTACATAACAGATCCCAAAACATATAAACTGATAAGCATCAATTGCTCTTGAAACCAAAGTTtccttttagaaagaaaatacattttcaactGCTTTAGGTAGTGAAGGGCCACATGTTTTGGTAAGAACTGAATGAGATTAAGAgtctgcctttgtttttctggatGTGACCTCATAATCGTGAATGCTGAGCAAGCTCCCCTGCGCTCTAGAACTGGCCATCACTGTTTCACATCTCCTCACCTGCAGGGTGCAATGTCAGCTAACTAAGGCAGCACAAGGGTCTTCACTGCGACAAAAAAGAAGCAGGTGAGTTacaatatggaaaatatttactcACAATATAATGCTGGATGTTTGATTTCTAGGTAAAAGTGCTAAATCACTCCACCAAAAGAAAATGGGAtgcaaaatctgtatttttaaagcctaATTATTGAAAATTGACAGGAGGAGGTGCTGAGAGACACTGAGTGCAAAAAGAAGCCTGCTAATCCATCCTGGTTAAGGCCTTTTGGGAAAAGGTCTGACACGTCTTCACAGCAAAGCATGCTCTGAAATGCAGTGGCAACATCTCAGTGTTTGTGGGCCCAGCTGAGACCTTCCGGATGAATCTGCCTACTGTTCCCTCCCTCTTTCAAGGAGAGCTCATGGGTTTACCTGAGATTTTCACTGCTTGTTGACAAATGCAGATTTTCCTCGCAGCCACTATGTCAGTTATTACCTAAATAATGAGTAATGGGTTGTTTTATATCCTTTACAAATGTATATCACTGGAGGAGTTTGTTCCACTTTCTAACAATACAGCACAAAAAAGAAGTAGCAGATGTGTAAATGACGTGGGATCGCACCTCTATCTTACCATACTGctacaacaaacaaaacttctgtgtatccacaaacacatgcagaaaacacacatttttttctgagaaaaaaacacaaatcaagTGTAAGCACGTTCACACTTTCTCACACAACATAAattactgcagaaatgctgttcttcCCCTTGTATCACACATATTAATATTAAGCTAAAAGCACAGACGTAAACAGCACAAGTTATTTGCATTAGTTAGTTTCCCTTATTGCTCAGGCACAAACTGGGCAACAACTGCTCTGCATATCTGCCTATGCAAGTGGCAGCACAGTTGTCATCTATCCAAGTGAAGAGTTTGTGATGAAATAATACAAGGCTCCTCTCTCAGAATGACTGCAATTGACTAGTGATTATGAATGCCAAGCTGTAAGACCAGCTCCTCTTAAGTACATCACATTGGATTCTGAAAATAGACCTACCCAAATCATTTGTCACTTTGGAAAATCATTCCctgttaatttttaataacCTGACTCATACCGCATTTATGGGATGACCTGATTAGTTTTATCTGATAGTTTCTTAATGTAACACAATTTAATTACAGCCCATGGAATTTACAGGTAATGCTGCATGCTTTTGTGTTCCTTGAGTTTGATGGCTAACCAAAGCGTCTCTGCACAAATCCCATCTCTGTTTCTCTGGGAGAAGCAGCCAGcaccctgcacagcagcacacttgTGCCTTGCTTTACCCTGCCAGATCCAAGGAACCAGTTTCTACAGCATCGGTTGGaaccaaaggaaagaaaacaaaaaggatacAGGAAGAATggtagaaggaaaacaaattattaatatacctgctttgtgctgttcaAGAAGGCAGAGTAAGAGCTTCCAAGAAAACGTGTCCAACTTCCACAAGAAGCAGCTTTACAAGGTTTTGAAGGAACAGCAAAGggacttcagaaaggaaatcaaagccttctgcaaagcaaataagAATTTCCATGAGGTGATAAGAGCCTTCCAGAAGGAGAGCAAAGCCTTATGGAAGGAAATCAACACCTTCCGGGAAAATAACAAAGCTGTCAAAGAAGAGATTAAGAATGTTTTAGAACAGAGTGAGGAGTTCTCACAAAACATCAGAGTCATCCAGATGAATGAAAATGTCTTCCAGAAACAAGCTAGTAACATTCAGGAGAAGCTTGAAGAattctggaataaaatgaaGGCTGCTGAGGATTTGATTGAGGTTCTTGGTGAAAGGAATAAGGCTGGCCAGGAACTGGTCAAGGCTTTCctaaaacaaaatcaagataTCCAAGAACAGAATAAAGCCATGTATAAGAAGAACAAAGTCCTGCAGGGTAAGAataaagctctgcagaaagagaacaggGCTTCCTGGAAGGACCATAAAGTTCTCTGGAAGAAGGACAAGGTCTTCTGGGATGAAGAGATGGCCATCTCAAGTAGCAAACTCATTCTGTGGGAAGAGTCCATAGCTTTCAAGGAGAATGACTGGaagattcagaaagaaaaagaagctctGGGGGATGTGGTGGAAgccctgcaggaaaaaaagaaaattttccttttgaaaaatgtttatattcTTCCAGGAGAGGAGAAACTGcctgaaagagaagagaaagatctTTAAGACAATCACAGACCAGCTGTGGGCGCTGGAAGTGGAGCCTCAGAGCAAATTGGGCAGATCTGAAACACGACTTATCTTTTGAACAGAATGCAGATGGGCTTCAATTcttttacagtaaaatattgctttagctttatgttttcttctaatGCGTTTGCtctattttattctgatttatttatcaCTTCTTTTTGCTTGACTTACAGGCTTTAGCAATCAAAATTATTAAGTGCAGTTTTCTCAGTGCTCCATTGAGGAGTGATGGTGAATCAGTTATACACAGATGGTTCTCTTTCTAAGTATTCCACTGCCTAAGTTAAAGCCATAGTCTATTATCTACTGTTATTCACAACTGCATTTGCACTTTTTAAGATTTCCACCTCATAACTGTCAAAAAGACTTAACTGAAAATTTCTGaagttgtttaaaatgaaaatagagtTGTTAcaagtttttttccttcaccaaTCATTCAAAATCGTGTCAAAATGTCCAAATCACCACAAAATAACTGATCTGTGAGCAGTACATTTACTGCTCACCTGGTTCAGTTCCGTCATTTTAAAGCAAGTACATTAGCTGTACCTTCCACAATATCATTTGTTTGAATCAGTGcattcagagaaaagcaatgcaactactcttctgtttctgaaaccaATACAGTACATGGTACAAAGAGGCAGCATATGGCTATGGCTGCTCACTCACTGGGTGAGGTTGACAATGCACTATTTGGTTTCAGTCATACCTTTTATTCTCACTCTGTAAAAAGCAATACTAATGACACAGCTGGCTTCAGCAACATCAGCAACAAATCAATAAATTGATCATTTCACAATGCTAAAATCTTTCCTTCTGTAGTGGTGAAAAACATGTATCAGTAATGAATTGACTCATTTTGATTCATGTAttttctgagaacagaaaaaggagttATTTCACAAGTGTGATCACTCATGCATGTCATGTCTATTTCTCATTACAATTCTTAAGCTGTTGTCTACCCACTACACTTagtaaaacaaatgcaagctCCTGTAATAATTCTGAAATACGGCCATCTTATAATCAAAACATAATTCCTGTGGGGGTAAGCCAGTATGTGAAATGGAACTGCTAAGAAATGCGCTCTCACCAATATGGGTTTTCAAAATAAGTCTTAAAGTGACTTatcacagagagaaaatcatTACTGGAAACTGCCTGTTTCACATATTTCTTGGTCATGAGGATATCATTAACATGATTAAAGGAAATCT is part of the Coturnix japonica isolate 7356 chromosome 14, Coturnix japonica 2.1, whole genome shotgun sequence genome and encodes:
- the LOC107320819 gene encoding coiled-coil domain-containing protein 70-like, giving the protein MLSKLPCALELAITVSHLLTCRVQCQLTKAAQGSSLRQKRSRRQSKSFQENVSNFHKKQLYKVLKEQQRDFRKEIKAFCKANKNFHEVIRAFQKESKALWKEINTFRENNKAVKEEIKNVLEQSEEFSQNIRVIQMNENVFQKQASNIQEKLEEFWNKMKAAEDLIEVLGERNKAGQELVKAFLKQNQDIQEQNKAMYKKNKVLQGKNKALQKENRASWKDHKVLWKKDKVFWDEEMAISSSKLILWEESIAFKENDWKIQKEKEALGDVVEALQEKKKIFLLKNVYILPGEEKLPEREEKDL